The genomic DNA CACGGAATACGCGCAGAAAGGGATGTTCAACATCTTCCTGACGGTCTTCTTCTCGGCGCTGGCCTTCGCCTTTATCGAAGAGTATTTCTTCATTGGCTATCTGTTCTCGATTGCGATCTTCGGCTTGTACCAAGCGATCTTTATGGCGAACGCGGGCGGTGCCTGGGACAACGCCAAAAAGGTCGTCGAAGTTGAACTGAAAGCCAAAGGCACCGAATTGCACGATGCCTGCGTCGTCGGCGACACGGTCGGCGACCCGTTCAAAGACACCTCTTCGGTGGCGATGAATCCGGTCATCAAATTCACGACGCTGTTCGGCTTGCTGGCGGTGGAGCTGGCGGTCAGCTTGCGGCACACGAGTGCGGGCACTTCATTGAGCCACGTGCTGGCAGTCGTTTTCTTACTGGTCTCGATGTTCTTTGTGTACCGGTCGTTTTACGGGATGCGAATCGGCAGCGAGAAGTAATTCGACTCGGCTGATTCCCAAGTGAGTGAAACCCGCGTTGCAGCTTCGGAGGCGGCGCGGGTTTTCTGTTTTGTAATGAGGAGATTTGCTTCGATGCCTTTCCCCGAAACCACCCGCCTCGAGTTGCCCATCCTGCAAGAACTCCAGGCCACGGGCGGCAGCGATCAGGTGCGGTATCTGTACGACCGGCTCACTGGCTACTTTCCGCAGTTGAGCGAAGACGATTTGGCCGCACGCACAGAAACCGGGCGCAATCGTTGGCGCACGCTGGTGCAACGCGCCGGGAAGCAATTGGCCGACGCGGGCGAATTGAAACGCGCGCAGGCGCACTGGACGATCACACCGCGCGGGTTGAAACGTGTCGCAGCCGAGGCTGTGCAATTCGAGCCGAGCCGCGCGCCTGGGCAAAACGCGACGCGCGCGCTGTCGCATCGTGAAGCGCAGGACTTGCTGGTCGAAATCGGTTCGCTGTTAGGCTGGCATGCCGAAGCGGAGTTTGAGTATTACGACGTGGTCTGGCGCGCCAGTGCGCACGCGCCGCGCCTAAGCCATGTTTTCGAAGTGCAGATTGCGGGCAGCGTGGACAGCGCGTTGACGCGGCTGAAGCAGGCTTATGAGGCGCAGCGCTCGCAACTCTTCCTGGTTATCGGCGCTGAACGAGATGTGACATTTGCGCGGAAACGGTTGGCCGCCTCGTTTCACGAAATCCTACACGCGGTGACGGTCATCGGTGTGGGCGACTTACAACGGCTGGCCGAAACGCTACAGCAACAAGCCGTGCTGCTCGAAAAATTGGTGCGGCGCGTTTGAATCCCAACCAGCTTCAATAGCCATAACTGCACCGGGCAAATGAACCAGTCTGCACAGGATTTATTCTTCCTGCGACGCCGTGTTTTAGCGGCTCCATAACAGTTTTTGTTCAGATTAGCAGCGAGAAAGGTCATACCCCATATGCGGCGAGCCTGCCCGTAAGGCTACGCGACTTGGGGTAGCCTTGGGCGCATTCGGTGGAAGCGCGTTTTAGGACAAACCACGTATATCTACGTGGTTTCAAGCATTTCTATAAAATTTCTCAGCGCGGCACGCCAAGTGCTTTTGCTAGGCGCGTGATTGAAAAGGTGCTGGCAACCAGAGACCGTTAGTCGGTGTTGCCAGTTGGCATTCCAAACTAGGAGGTAGTTATGTTGTCCCCATTTTCCAAACTGATTAGCGCGACGTTGCTGGGCTTGGCTTTGCTGATGTTGCCCACATTGACCAACAGTTCGTCTGCCAAAGCGTTTGCCGGTGACTCCCGCCGCCATAACGATGACGATGACAAAGACCATGGCAAGTACGACAAGAAGTACTCGAAGAAGAAACACAAATACGATGACGATGATGACCGCGATGGCCGTCGCTGGAACAACCGCCGCCGTTTTGACCGTGGCGATTGGTGGTGGTTCCGCAATCATCGCCGCTTCCTGAGACGCTAATCAACAGCACAAACGCAACGCAAGCTCTTAGCCGAAAGCTTACCCGGTTGCCTGCTGTGTCTTCCTGTTCAGACCGTCCCGGTCGCTCCGGCGCGTTGAAAATCTTCGCCGGAGCGGCTGTCACGCGATTGTTCCTTTCCTGAATCGCAAAAACCATTGGCCGAGAAATGCACCTTGAACGAACCCCTGACCGAATGGGAGGCATTGCTATGTTTTGTCCAAAATGTGGAACCCCAAGCAAAGGCAAACGCTTTTGCACACGCTGCGGCCTCGCACAAATGTTGCCGCGCTACCAAGGCACGCCGCGCAACGCCGCTGCCCAGACTGTCGTCCGCACGGTATCTGTTGCGGCCCACCAAACCGTGACGCAAAAAGTCGCGCCGGTGGTGCTGACTACGCCGCAACGCAACGCCGCTGCCGCGCAAACGGTGCGGATTAAACAAAGCAGCGTGACGGTCGTCCCTGCACTTGCACGCAGCAGAGGCAAAGCCTTAGACCGAAGCACACACACAATCCCGGCGAAGACGGCCTCGCAACGCAGAGTGTCTGTGCTGTTGGCGGCGGCTGTCATGCTCTTGTTGGCCGGAGGTTTTGGCTTTCAGCAATACCGGCAGCAACCGGTTGCGGCACAGGCGGTGGCCTCGCTGGTCGCTAAACCTACGGTCACGCCGATGGCGTCGCCGACGCCGGTTTTGGCGCAGCGCTGGACGCTCATTGCTGACCAGACCAGCGAGGTCAGCGCTGCTGAAAACGCCCTGGCGGAGCCGGATCAGACCGCCGCCGTGATCGCTTCCGGCGGTCAACTCGCCTTGGAGTTGCGCGCGGGCAGCTTTTTTGGCAACGGCCCAGGCGCGGATGTGCAGGTGCACAGCGCGGCCTTAGCGCCAGTCAGCTACACAGTCTTTGTGCGCAACGCCGCCGCCGCCGCGTGGCAGCGTATTGACAGCAACCGCCACGGTTTTGTGCAGGGCATCAAAGGTCACGACATGGGCCATCACGGCTTATTGCAAGCGCGCCAGTTGTTGATTCGCAACGATGCGGACACCGCGCTGCCGGTGGACGCCGTCTCGGTCGTCTATCCAGACAAAGTGGTCGAAACGCCAGACCATCACCACACGCATTGATAAAGCTTGCGGGGAGCGCGGATGAGACAGCCACGCTCCCCGTGAATGACAAGCCCGCCACGCGCCGTCTATACTCCCAGCCAGTTTTCCCAACCTTAACTTCGGAGCTTGCATCGCCTGCGCTTATGACGACCCCGTTGCGTCGCCAATACCTAGACATCAAACGCCGCTACCCCGGCATGTTGCTGTTCTTCCAGATCGGCGATTTTTACGAAGCCTTTGACGAAGACGCGCACGTCATCGCGCGTGAATTGGGCGTGGCGTTGACGCGCAAATTCTTTGGCAAGGGCCAGGTGCATCCGCTCGCTGGCGTGCCGGTGCGTGCGCTCGAAAGCCATCTCGCCAAACTCATCAATCGCGGTCACAAAGTCGCCGTTTGCGAGCAGGTAACGCTGCCGGGCAAGGGCTTGGTCGAACGCGAAGTCACACGCATCGTCACGCCCGGCACCATCGTCGAGCCGGGCTTGCTGGAAGGCCGCGCGAACAATTACCTGGCGAGCTTTGTCAGCATTGAGCGGCACGCGGGTCTCGCCTTCACGGACGTCACGACGGGTGAGTTCGCCGCGATTGAATTGGAAGCCATGCAGGCCCTGGCCGAATTGGAACGCCTTGATCCGGCAGAGTTGTTGTTGCCCCGCAGCCAACCCGCACCGAACGTTGAGATCAAGGCAATCACAAAACTTGACGATGCTCATTGGGAACCCAAACCCTCGCGCCGTGCGTTGCTGGATCATTTCGAGGTGCGGACGCTGGAAGCGTTTGGTTGTGAAGGCAAGCCGCTCGCGCTTGCGGCGGCGGGCGCAATCATCGCGTATTTGCGCGACACGCAACCGGACGCCCTCGCCAACCTGACGCGGCTGCAAAGTTTCGTGACCGACAATTTCATGCGGCTCGATCCGCAAACGGCGCGCAATCTGGAAATCTTTCAGGGTTGGGATTTCACGGGCGGACAGCCGACCGGTTCGCTGCTCGCCACGATTGATTTGACGCTCACGCCGATGGGTGGGCGGCGTTTGCGGCGCTGGTTGCGGCATCCGTTGCTGGATGTGGTTGAGTTGCGCGCGCGGCAGGACGCGGTCGAATGGTTCTGGCAACACGAACCTGTGCGCGACAAGTTGCGCGCGGCGTTGAATGAAGTGCTGGACATCGAACGCCTGCTGGGCCGCATCCGCCGCAAGCTGGCCGTGCCGATGGAAATTGTCGCGCTGGCCCGCAGCTTGAACGCCGTGCCGCTGTTGCGG from Acidobacteriota bacterium includes the following:
- a CDS encoding winged helix-turn-helix domain-containing protein gives rise to the protein MPFPETTRLELPILQELQATGGSDQVRYLYDRLTGYFPQLSEDDLAARTETGRNRWRTLVQRAGKQLADAGELKRAQAHWTITPRGLKRVAAEAVQFEPSRAPGQNATRALSHREAQDLLVEIGSLLGWHAEAEFEYYDVVWRASAHAPRLSHVFEVQIAGSVDSALTRLKQAYEAQRSQLFLVIGAERDVTFARKRLAASFHEILHAVTVIGVGDLQRLAETLQQQAVLLEKLVRRV
- a CDS encoding zinc ribbon domain-containing protein, whose protein sequence is MFCPKCGTPSKGKRFCTRCGLAQMLPRYQGTPRNAAAQTVVRTVSVAAHQTVTQKVAPVVLTTPQRNAAAAQTVRIKQSSVTVVPALARSRGKALDRSTHTIPAKTASQRRVSVLLAAAVMLLLAGGFGFQQYRQQPVAAQAVASLVAKPTVTPMASPTPVLAQRWTLIADQTSEVSAAENALAEPDQTAAVIASGGQLALELRAGSFFGNGPGADVQVHSAALAPVSYTVFVRNAAAAAWQRIDSNRHGFVQGIKGHDMGHHGLLQARQLLIRNDADTALPVDAVSVVYPDKVVETPDHHHTH